Part of the Shewanella eurypsychrophilus genome is shown below.
ATCGCCATAATGGAATTGTAGAACTGGACAATCAAACAGCGTCTATGAAGACCGATTATGCGTCTAAGAAAGAAATATACGATTCACTTGTTAGGCAGATCGCTATTTACTCCGATGATATCGAGCTAATAGAGCTGGGTTTCTATGAGCCAATCTTCGATTTTGACGCCTCAGACAAATACAAAGAAGAGATTAATAAGTGTAAAGAACAACAGAAAGGCCTGCTTCGCATAAAAGATACTGCAGGTGCCATCTACTGCACCATTGAGTGGAAAGTCGGAGGTTCTTCTGCTGAAGGCCGTAAGATGACCCAAAGAGGGATTCGTCTTACTGCACGCGCGTTCAACAATGAATGTGACGCAGCCATTGCAAACTGTACATGGAAGAATATGGTCAAGATGCAGGAACGCATCACCAAGGCGTTTGAAGCTATTAATAAGCTTAACGAGTCTAACCACATATTGATCTCTGAAGCGTACCTGCAACTGAAAATAGATGAGATCCGGCTCAATTTTGAGTATAAAGAGAAGAAACAGCGAGAACGCGAAGAGCAAGCAGAAATCAAAGCTCAGATGCGCGAAGAGGCAAAAATTGAGGCTGAGATATTAAAAGCTGAGAAGGAAGCCATCAAAGAAGAGGCACGATATAAGAAAGCACTTGATGAGGCCAAGCACGAACTTGAGACTGCTAACGATGATTCGCGTGCTGAATTAGAGGCTAAGATAGCGGCACTTCAGGCAAATTTAGTTGAAGCGGAGCAAAAACATCAACGAGCTGAAAGCATGGCCCAGCAAACTAAACGTGGGCACGTATACGTGATTAGTAATATAGGTTCCTTTGGTGAAGACGTCTATAAAGTTGGCATGACCCGCAGACTAGAGCCTATGGATCGAGTTAAAGAACTTGGAGATGCGTCGGTACCATTCTCGTTTGACGTGCATGCAATGATTCACACAAAAGATGCTCCAACTCTAGAGAGGGAGCTGCATAACATCTTTGACCAGAAGCGAGTTAACATGGTGAACAGACGCAAAGAGTTCTTTGTGATCAGCTTAGATGAGATTAAGAAAGCCGTCAGCTCAATACTTGGTGATGAAGCGGAGTTTGTTGAGACTGCTGTTGCTCAGGATTACCATGAAACCAAGGCCATGAGACAGCAAGCGCAATTAAAACAAGACATTGCAAATGGCCAAGTCGTAGAAAGCCAACACTCTGCACCTCAATTTGCAGACGCCATTTAGTGTTGTAATGTTGTAGCTCACAGCCGCATCCACACTGGTTTTTTTTACAGAAAGGGGCATCTTCAACTCGAGCATAATATCACCACGGAGCGCTTCGCTTCCACGAAGAACACGGAGGTAAAGATTGAGCTAAAAGTTGAGAGTTGCAAAGACTTTAGCTGTTGCCTTTCTCCGTGCCCTCTGTGTTCTCCGTGGTGAAACGCTTTTGTTCAGTTTTAAAATATCTGTTGAGTTAGGCCGAATGCTCTAACACGCTTTGTCCAGAAGTTAGTTACGAATCGTGAACCCCAATCGAAGAGATGAATAACCTGATGTAGATGCAGCTGTGGGCTTCGGTTTCAGGGTGAGGCTTAACTTAGTGAAGCTCTTCGAACGAGAGGCCAGGATGCCGAACAGGCCTTTAAACATGGAAGTTGTTTAAAAGCGCAGAGCGGCCAGGATGACTCTATATGAAATCAAGAGCCGGCGACCCACAGGAGTAGCTACATATGAGGTCACTCATTCACATCCATGTGATCGTGACATTCGTAAATCCATTTACAGCACCTGCTGCAAGCAATAAACACCAATGAAGCTTTGGTACTTAGCAAGCTGACTAAGTACCAAAACTGCCCAATGAACCAAACAAAAAATGAGTAGAGTTAATTTATTAACTCAAGCAACTCATGGATAGTCCTTACCGGATTGATCTTAGCTCCGAGCCCTTCCATCGACTTGTGATAATTTCTAAACGGGATCAAGATTTCAGTAAATCCGTGTTGAACCGCTTCTTTGACCCGTGGAACACCGCTGTCTATCGGACGCACGTCACCATTTAAGCTGAGTTCGCCCATGATGCAGGTGGTTCTTGGCACCACGAAATCGTTTAAACTGCTTAATAATGCTGCCACTAACGCTAAGTCGATACAGGTTTCAGATTCATCAATTTTCAAACCGCCGACTAAGTTGAAATAAGTATCATGAAAAATTTTGGTTTTGGTATGTTTACGTAATATTCCCGTCAACATTTTAATGCGGTTCATATTAAGGCCCACACACACACGTTGTGGAAACTCACCTTCGGTTTCAGTGGTTAAACACTGGATCTCAATTAATAAATTGCGATTACCTTTTCGAATACAGGTAATTGCAGCCCCAGGGGACTCGGTCGATGAGCCAGACAAAAATATTTCGCTGGGATTATCAACACTAAGCATGCCCCGCTCTGTCATTCTAAAAATGCCAACGGTATCGACATCACCAAAACGGTTTTTATTGGCTCTGAGTGTTCGAATCTGTCCATCGTTACACTCAAGATGGGTCAGACAATCAACAATATGGATTAATGTCTGTGGGCCGGCTGTTTCATTGTTTTTATTAACATGAGCCACTAGAAACATAGTCACATTATTTTGCTTGCAGTACTGCGTTAAAGCCTGAGCACTACTCTTCACTTGTGATGGCGAACCTGGGCTGCCATTCGCCAGCTCAGTCACCACAGCCTGTATCGAATCGATAACGGCAAACTTCACTTGCTTAGCATCAAGCTCTGCAATGATAGCTTCGACGCTGGTTTCAGCCATTAGAAATAAGTTATCTTCGTTGCAGTCCAATTTAAGCCGATTCACACGGTTCTTAAACTGCGACAATGACTCCTCTGCAGTACAGTAGAGTGATGGCATGCTCTGCGACATACGCGAGACTAAATCCGATAATAAGGTTGTCTTACCAGCACCAGGATCACCAGAAATGATATTGACAGAGCCTGTGGTTAAGCCGCCACAAAGTACGCGATCGAGTTCACCTATGCCGGTTAACATTTTCTCGGCTTCAAACTCTTTTATTTCACTGAGTTTTTTTGAACCACCGCCGACAGCGCCAGCATAACCCGATACTGAAGTGCCTACAGACTTGCTGGCACTTAAGCGCACTTCAGTAATGGTATTCCATTCCTGACATGCACTGCATTGCCCCTGCCAACGTGGGAAATCTTGTCCACACTCATTACATACAAACGCTTTTTTAATTTTCGCCATAGCTCTTAATTACATGTGTTGAAATATCGAGTTAATCTGCTGAGCAACTCTTAAGGTAAAACTGAATTAGTTACACTGTAAGCCAATAATGGCTTAAGATAACCTAAAATGAACTTAAAACGATTGGCTATCATTCAATGCCTCAAATATCTTAGAATGATGCGAACGATTAGGTGTTCATGAGTAATAATAAAGACTTAAATATGCTTGTTAGTCAGTTTTCTTATCAAGTAATATCACTTTATGCCGACATGATACTATTAACCGCTTGAGTTTTCAGCCAGCAAGATGACCGATCAAAACATAATATGAATTCTTAGAAGAAGCCAGTAAATGAGTTTAGACGACCACAGTGCCTTAATTGAGCAGCTAAAGCCCCTGTTAATGGAACCCAATTTCCAGGAGCTATTTGAAAATCTAACATCAGATGAATCGAACTCCACTCGTTTTTTACTCAAGATGGAGCTTAATCGCATCTCGTCGCTGTGTACTCGTGTTATAGATCTCCGGGATAAATCAGAACTTCCCTGTGAACAGGTCGTCCATGGCAAGCAGCAGCATTACTTAGATCAACCCGCTAAAGAAAGCTTCATAGAAGCAATCGCGCTATATCAAAACCAATATACTTTAGGCGTCTATGAAAGTGTCCTCGAGGCGCATAAACAAAGAAAGCTAAAATTCAGAGATCGTGGCAAAGGCCAAGATGATAGCTTATTCGATCCCTATATGGCGCAGGGTGTTGTGCTAGGTAGCTACTTTAACCGCAGTGAAGAAAGGATGAATTACAGTATTCGGATTGCTGTTTTACAACCTGGCCGCAACGAAATTCAAGGGATAACTGTCGACCTATCTGTCGGTGGTGCCAGAATACGCCTACCACTGCAACATCATTTCGAGCTCGATAAGCCTATCAGAGTTAAATTACTCGAACTCGGTGAAGAGTATTATTATGAAGACCTGCAGCAAGGCGTCGACTATGAAGTCGTCGATACTCAAACTAACCATGAATATTGCTGGATGCGCCTCAAGCGTGTAGGCGGTTCTGAAGCCCTGTCTCAGATGCTCTCAAACCTAATAAAAGGCTATAAGTTCAGATATAAAGTCGATGTAAATGATATATTAGTAGCAGCAAAAGGCTTAGGCTTCGAGCGACATTACTTGCCTCACCTGCCCCACTTACCCCTGTATTTGGAGCAAAATGACGGACAATTTCAAATAACACATAAGCTGCTTAGCCGCGACAACCAACAGCTGCAGTCCTATTTTCAAGATGAGAGAGATGTCAGTCAGTTATCGGGCATGTTATCGCCATCACGCTTAAACTCCTTAATTAGTGCACCTGATAATAAAGATCACAGCCTGTTTTTTTGTTTTACCTTTCACACTCAAGGACATGTTTATTTCTACTCTGCGACCCTGGCAGAACTGAAACAACATAATTTAATGGCCCTGTTTTTTAGTTTTGGTGCCAATAAGTCATCATGGAAAATATTTAGACTGACTCATCACAAAATAGACCATGAAAAATCTTACAAGGCCTCGATATTGCCTGGTGATGACAGCAACTATAGCGCGCTAACAGAAGCACAACTCAAACAATTTACTCATGTTATGCAGCTAATTGATCTGACTTCAAAAAATGTCCAAGAAGATTATTTAGCTTGGGGGGAACACTGTCAAAACCAGGCCAATGAACTTAAAGTATTTGGCCAGGAAAAAGTGATCTCGAACTCTACTAAACTGCTATCACTACAATTCAGCGAGCGAAGAAATGAAGCCCGCTACTCTTTCAAAACACCGGTTATTTTAGCGCAAGGTAAGCATTCAATAACAGCATCGACCCATGATATTTCAAGTAAAGGTTTGCAACTGACTTTAGCGGAAGCGACACAGTTTGATAAAACTGCCCCTATTCAATTGGGCTTCCCTAAACTGCAGCAGATAGCCGGTAAGGTGCAACTCAACCACTTGCCTTACCACTTAATTAAAAGCAGAAAAAAAGGTACAGCGATACACCTTGCTGCTGTAATGGGACATACCCCCCATGTAGGCGTCGAGTTTATGAACAAACTTATTATTCATAATCGCTCTAAGCTTGAGAAAATCACTGAGGCCAACAGTGAGATGAAAGAGCTCGCAGATGGCCTAAAAAACTTGTTGATGCGTCACTTAGACTCAGTGCCCTATTTTGTAGAAAAGACACCCAAATCGGCGACACTTTCTCTGCTTGGAGTCGGTACACATAAGAATGTTATCACTGATATTTTCGCGGGATCAGCCACGCAATCACTCGAATATAATTTAGCCTCTTTACTCAAAGATGGTCGATTGAAATCGATGTTTATCGAACCCATTCGAGCTTTGAAACCTCAAGATGGACTAGAGTATTTTGAAGTGTACTTGCAAGTTTCGAGACAATCCCAGGGGCAAGTCAAGGTGAAGTGCCAAACTCCCGGCGAAATAGGCGATCTTAATGCGAGACAACACTTTATTCACCAAAGTAATAACTTAGGTAAGTTTATGGCGTTAAGGGTTTATCGCGGTGCCACAGGAAAACCTGATCTGTCCTATATTCGACGTGAAATTGAATACATAGGTATACACGCTCAGCATAAATCTAAAAAACTTGAAGAGCTATTATGGCGCATCGTAGGCACAGGTGAGCTATTAGACATTACCCAAGAGGTACAACTCAGGTACCCAGCATTACATGAAACAGATTCAAATATCACAGCCAATGAGAGTTGAAAAATGATATAAGTTCCTAGGTCCTAAGCACTAGCACTAAGAACTTACAATCCCTGATACCACTGCTTTACCTGACGAAAATGATCATCGGCAGCATCTTTATGGGTTAACATATCAGCATGACCGTAATCATGCTTATAACCTTGCTCCTTAGACAGTAAGGTATATTTAAAATCTGCAAACTGGCATTCCTGCAGCATTCGGAACACATCTTCCGGGTGGCCAAGTACATCATCTCCTTGCCCGGCAATAAACCAAGCTTTAGGCCACTTATCTTGCCTGGCAATATTTGCCGCCGACTTGCCGTAATCAAAACCATCATCATGATCGACCCAATCCCCCCTCACCCAATCGATACTCTGTGACAGTGAAGCACGGCTTTCATTGTCCATCCCCATCCGCCATCGGTCGGCGGCAAGGTAGCCATGTGACCAAGCAATCGCTGGTGCCAACTTATTCCAACCAATATCAACCATTAGCCACTTCTTAAGAGACTTAACCTTTATCTGGCGTTTACTGCCAAAAGTGAGCAAAGAAGCCACACAATCCTGAAACAAAGGATACCTAGAAATAGCGCTCGCCATTAAAACGCCTCCCCATGAGTGCCCACACCAATGTATTTGAGAAACACCAGGATGTAAGGAGATAATGAAATGATGTATCAAGGGAAGTTGGTCACGGATCACCTGGCCCTGCCCAGGCTTAGAGCCACGCTGAAGTTTGGGAGTGCTCAGTCCCCTGCCGTGAATATCGAGCACATACACAACGAAGCCAGATGCCGC
Proteins encoded:
- a CDS encoding DUF4041 domain-containing protein; protein product: MQELQISNILLGLAVTTVIIAIIAVILFKKLQSARYEIATQTDKVTEDRHNGIVELDNQTASMKTDYASKKEIYDSLVRQIAIYSDDIELIELGFYEPIFDFDASDKYKEEINKCKEQQKGLLRIKDTAGAIYCTIEWKVGGSSAEGRKMTQRGIRLTARAFNNECDAAIANCTWKNMVKMQERITKAFEAINKLNESNHILISEAYLQLKIDEIRLNFEYKEKKQREREEQAEIKAQMREEAKIEAEILKAEKEAIKEEARYKKALDEAKHELETANDDSRAELEAKIAALQANLVEAEQKHQRAESMAQQTKRGHVYVISNIGSFGEDVYKVGMTRRLEPMDRVKELGDASVPFSFDVHAMIHTKDAPTLERELHNIFDQKRVNMVNRRKEFFVISLDEIKKAVSSILGDEAEFVETAVAQDYHETKAMRQQAQLKQDIANGQVVESQHSAPQFADAI
- the radA gene encoding DNA repair protein RadA, translated to MAKIKKAFVCNECGQDFPRWQGQCSACQEWNTITEVRLSASKSVGTSVSGYAGAVGGGSKKLSEIKEFEAEKMLTGIGELDRVLCGGLTTGSVNIISGDPGAGKTTLLSDLVSRMSQSMPSLYCTAEESLSQFKNRVNRLKLDCNEDNLFLMAETSVEAIIAELDAKQVKFAVIDSIQAVVTELANGSPGSPSQVKSSAQALTQYCKQNNVTMFLVAHVNKNNETAGPQTLIHIVDCLTHLECNDGQIRTLRANKNRFGDVDTVGIFRMTERGMLSVDNPSEIFLSGSSTESPGAAITCIRKGNRNLLIEIQCLTTETEGEFPQRVCVGLNMNRIKMLTGILRKHTKTKIFHDTYFNLVGGLKIDESETCIDLALVAALLSSLNDFVVPRTTCIMGELSLNGDVRPIDSGVPRVKEAVQHGFTEILIPFRNYHKSMEGLGAKINPVRTIHELLELIN
- a CDS encoding PilZ domain-containing protein, with product MSLDDHSALIEQLKPLLMEPNFQELFENLTSDESNSTRFLLKMELNRISSLCTRVIDLRDKSELPCEQVVHGKQQHYLDQPAKESFIEAIALYQNQYTLGVYESVLEAHKQRKLKFRDRGKGQDDSLFDPYMAQGVVLGSYFNRSEERMNYSIRIAVLQPGRNEIQGITVDLSVGGARIRLPLQHHFELDKPIRVKLLELGEEYYYEDLQQGVDYEVVDTQTNHEYCWMRLKRVGGSEALSQMLSNLIKGYKFRYKVDVNDILVAAKGLGFERHYLPHLPHLPLYLEQNDGQFQITHKLLSRDNQQLQSYFQDERDVSQLSGMLSPSRLNSLISAPDNKDHSLFFCFTFHTQGHVYFYSATLAELKQHNLMALFFSFGANKSSWKIFRLTHHKIDHEKSYKASILPGDDSNYSALTEAQLKQFTHVMQLIDLTSKNVQEDYLAWGEHCQNQANELKVFGQEKVISNSTKLLSLQFSERRNEARYSFKTPVILAQGKHSITASTHDISSKGLQLTLAEATQFDKTAPIQLGFPKLQQIAGKVQLNHLPYHLIKSRKKGTAIHLAAVMGHTPHVGVEFMNKLIIHNRSKLEKITEANSEMKELADGLKNLLMRHLDSVPYFVEKTPKSATLSLLGVGTHKNVITDIFAGSATQSLEYNLASLLKDGRLKSMFIEPIRALKPQDGLEYFEVYLQVSRQSQGQVKVKCQTPGEIGDLNARQHFIHQSNNLGKFMALRVYRGATGKPDLSYIRREIEYIGIHAQHKSKKLEELLWRIVGTGELLDITQEVQLRYPALHETDSNITANES
- a CDS encoding alpha/beta fold hydrolase, producing the protein MTIEQDSLFIPYLDGKLHLRQIRPVDADMSKPPIFMLHGAMSNGRVFYSDNGKGLACFLAASGFVVYVLDIHGRGLSTPKLQRGSKPGQGQVIRDQLPLIHHFIISLHPGVSQIHWCGHSWGGVLMASAISRYPLFQDCVASLLTFGSKRQIKVKSLKKWLMVDIGWNKLAPAIAWSHGYLAADRWRMGMDNESRASLSQSIDWVRGDWVDHDDGFDYGKSAANIARQDKWPKAWFIAGQGDDVLGHPEDVFRMLQECQFADFKYTLLSKEQGYKHDYGHADMLTHKDAADDHFRQVKQWYQGL